Within Gemmatimonadota bacterium, the genomic segment CGCGAGCTACGATCGCGCGCGCGCCGCCATCGACGAGGTCTGCGCGACCACCACGCGCCTCACCGCCGCCGCACGCGCGGGCGACCTCGCCGCCCGTGGCGATGCGGCCAGTGTCCACGGACGCTACGCCGCCATGGTCGAGGGCCTCAACGCGACGCTCGACGCCGTGGTGCTGCCCGTGCAGCAGGCCACCGCCGTGCTCGAGCGCATCGCCGCCCGCGACCTCACCGCCCGCGTCACCGGCGAGTTCGCCGGCGACCACGGCCGCATCCGCGACGCCGTCAACGCCGCCGCCGACGCCCTGAGCGGCGCCCTCACCGAGGTGCAGCAGGCGACCGACCAGGTCTCCACCGCCGCCGAGCAGATCGCCGAGGCGAGCCAGCTGCTCGCGCGCACCGCCAGCGAGCAGGCGGCGAGCGTGGAGGAGATGACGTCGAGCATCCATGTGTCGTCGGCGGCGGCCAACGGCGTCGCCGAACAGGCGGGACGCGCCCACCAGGCGACCGCGCTCGCCACCGCAGGGCGTGAGGCGGGCGAAGCCTCCATCACGCGCCTCGCCGCGGCGGTCGCCGAGATCGAGCGCTCGGCGCTCGCCTCGGCGCGGATCGTGAAGGACATCGACGCGATCGCGTTCCAGACCAACCTGCTGGCGCTGAATGCGGCGGTGGAGGCCGCGCGGGCGGGCGATGCCGGCCGCGGCTTCGCGGTGGTGGCGGACGAGGTGCGCGCGCTCGCCATGCGCGCGGCGCAGGCGGCGCGGCAGACGGGGGACCTGATCCAGGAGAGCGTGGACCGCGCGAGCGCCGGGGCGGCGAACACGCGCGAGGCGGTGGAGCGGTTCAGCGCGATCGGCGAGCAGGTGACCGTGCTGGAGGGGCTGGTGGCGGGGATCGCGCGGGCGAGCGACGACCAGGCGCGTGGGCTCGAGTCGCTGAGCGATGGCGTGGACCGGTTCAGTGCCGCGGGCCAGGACACCGCCGCGCACGCCGAGGAGACCGCGGCGGCGGCGGAGGAGTTGCATGGGCAGACGTCGATGACGCGGGCGATGGTGGCGACGTTCACGTTGCCGGGCGATGCGCGTCCGTCGCAGCACCCGAAATCCCGAACACACCCCGAACAGCGGTATCCACACCGCAGCCGTGGGAGGGCGTCAGATTCGTGACCGGAGTCCAAGTGGCGATTCCAGAGCCACTTAGCCGTTACCTCCGATTTGACGAATCGTCATGGTGTTGATAAGTTCGAGTCGCAATGTTGGACAGCGGATGTCGCCCGCATCTGTATGTCCAGAACGCCGATCGAGACGCCGCCGCGATGATCGCCAAGGTCCCCTTCACTCTGCTCGCCTCTGCCGTGCTCGCGTTCGCGTGCGGGCCGCGTGCGCGCAACGAGTCGATCGCGCGTGATGAGATGCAGCGCTCGACGCGCGTGGATCCGTCGAAGCCGTTGGTGGCGACGCTCGCGGTGCGCGTCGAGGAGGAGGTGCACTTCGACTTCGCGGTGGTGAACGAAGGGAAGAAGAAGCTCGAGGTGGATTTCGCCGACGGTCGCACGCACGAGGTGGTGGTGCTCGACTCGATCGGTCGCGAGGTGTGGCGCTGGAGCGAAGGGCGGTTCTTCACGCAGGCGATGCAGAACCGCGTGCTGCGCGCGAGTGATGCGCTGCGGTTCGACGAGGAGTGGGAGGCGCCGATGCCGGGGAAGTACACGGCGGTGGCGACGCTGGAGAGCCGGAACTATCGGACGGAGCAGCGGACCGAGTTCGTGGTGGCGGCGCGGTGAACGGAGGATGAAGGTGGAAGGATGAAGGGGGAAGCGAGATCGGGCGGCCTGCGATGCGGGTCGCCCTTGTTCTTTGTGGGGGTGGTCGCGTGCGACGTCGATGCCGCGGCGGGGCCGAAGGCGCCCGCGCAGGCATCGCGCCGTCAATCGTGCCGCAGCGCGACCTGCGGGTCGAGTCGCGCCGCCCGACGCGCTGGCACGAAGAGCGCCAGCGTCGCCACGGCGAGCAGCACGAGTGGTGCGACCACGAAGGTCGCGACGGTCGTCGGTCCGGTGCCGTAGAGCACGCCGCGGATGAGCGTGAACGAGGCCGCGGCACCGGCGATGCCGATCACGCTGCCGAGCAGCACCTGGCGCAGGCCCTGCCCCATCACGAGACGCACCACGCGCTGCGACGTCGCCCCGAGTGCGATGCGGATGCCGATCTCACGCGTGCGTTGCCCCACCGAGTGCGCCATCACGCCGTAGATGCCCACCCCCGCCAGCAGGAGACCGAGCGCGCCGAAGAGTCCCAGCGCGCCCCCCGCGAGCCGCGCCGGAAGCAGTGCGGTGCCGAGCTGCGCGGCGAGCGGCTGCGGGCTCACCACCGGCAGCTGTGGGTCGAGGGCGGCGACCCCTTCGCGGAGCAGTCGCACGAGCTCCTGCGGATCGCGGTCGCCCCGCACCACCATCTGCATGGCGGAGGTCCAGTACTGCGCCTGCGGGAAGAACATGAACGCCCGCGGCTCCTCGCCGAGCGACATGTACTTCCCGGTGGGCACCACCCCCACCACCGTGAAGTCGCGCCCGGCGGTGCGCACCGTGCGGCCGAGCGGCTCCGTTCCCGGCCAGAACCGCTCGACGAAGCGCTCGTTGACGACCACCACCGGCACGGCGGCGCTGTCGTCCTGTGCGGTGAAGGCGCGCCCGCGGCGGATCGGCGTGTCCATCGCCGCGAAGTAGTCGGGACTGATGCGCCCATAGTGGATGTGCATCCCCTCCCCTTCGGCAGCGACGTACCCCGGGATCTCCACCAGGCGATCCGAGCTGCCGATGCCGAGCGGGAGCGCGTCGATCATGCCGACGGCGCGAACCCCGGGCTCCGCGCGCAGCCGCTCGAACAGCGAGGCGTAGAACCGCTCGGTGCGGGCGCGGTCGTACCCCTGCAGGGACGGGGAGACGGTCGCCGTCGCCGCCCCAGCGAGTGTGAAACCAACGTCCAGCGTGGTGGCGGCACGCAGATTGGAGACGAAGAGGCCGGCGCAGGTGAGCAGGATGATGGAGAGCGCCATCTGCGCGACGATGAGCCCGCGCTGCACCCGCGACCGCCCGCCGCCCCCCGCGGCCTCTCCCTTGAGGGCGGGCACGAGCGACGGCCGCGTGGCCTGCAGCGCCGGCGCGAGGCCGAAGAGCACGCCGGCGATCACCGTCACGCCGAACGTGAAGCCGAGCACGGTGGGGTTGAGTCGGAGGTCGGGACGGAAGCTGATGGCCATGGGGAGCGAGATCTGGTTCGCGAACCCGATCGCGAGCGACGCCACGAGCAACCCCGCGGCCCCGGCGAGGAGCGAGAACACGAGGCTCTCCACGAGCAGCTGCCGCACGAGCTGCGCGCGCGACGCGCCGAGCGCGAGGCGGATCGCCATCTCGCGGGCGCGGTCGTTCGCTCGCGCGAGGAAGAGATTGGAGACGTTCACGCAGGCCACCAGCAGGAGGAGTCCCACGACCGTCATGATCACGGCTGAGAGCCCCACCTGTGCCGACCGGAACGACGGATGGATGCCGGCCTCGGACTGCAGCACGAGGCGCATGCCGCTCTTGGCGTAGTCGTCGGGATGGAGCGCGGCGAGTTCGGCGTTGACGGCGGTGAGGCGGGCGGCGGCCTGCTCGCGGCTCACGCCGTCCCGCAGTCGCGCCACCACGTTCATGAAGTTGTTGCCGCGGCGATCGAGCGCCCCCGCGCGCTCCGGCATGATCGCCTCCATCTGCATCAGAGGCACCCAGCCCACCGGATCGATGACCGGGAGGACGCCGCGGAACTCCGGCGCCGCCACGCCCACCACCTGCATCGTGCGCCCGTTGAGGAAGATCTCCTCGCCGACCGCGTCGCGCGCATCGCCGAAGAGCGTCCGCGCGCCCGTCGCACTCAGCACCACCACGGGGTGCGCGCCGCGCCCGGCATCCTCCTCGTCGACGAAGAATCGCCCGTGGGCTGGTCGCGCCCCGAGCGTGGCGAAGTAGTTGGCCGAGACGACCATCCCCATCAGCTGCTGCGGACGCTCGCCCGACGAGATGTTGAACGGGGCGAAGGACCAGGTCGCGACGCCGGAGAGGACGTCGCCGGTGCGTTCGCGCACGTCGAGGTAGTGCGGCACCGAACTCGAGCCGAACGGGATCCCCGGCGCGGTGCGGAAGACTTGCACGATCCGCTCCGGCGCCGCGGTGCCCGGCAACGGCCGCAGCAGCAGCGCCTCCACCGCCGAGAAGACCGCCGTGTTGAGGCCGATGGCGACGGCCATCGTGAGGATCACGATCGTGGTGAAGAGTGGGTACTTCACCAGCAGCCGGCCGGCGAGTCGGAAGTCGTGCAGGAGCGTCTTCATGGAGGACCTGGCGGTGCGGGACGGGGGTTCGGCTTCTGCTCACTGTACGAAGCGGACTCGCCGCGGGCTTCTCGCTGCGGGCACCCTGAACGGTCATTCGTCACGGCTGGGCGGGCGCTCGTCACTTGGACCGGCCCGACGCATCCTTCCGTCGCGCGGTGATGTCGAACGAGCACTCGCCCCCTCACCGCCCGGAGTCGCACCATGGTCGCACGGATGCTGGTCCTGTCGGTCGCGTTCTCCTGCGCGGGCGGACGAGCCGGCCGCGCCCAGGCACCATCGTCGCGCGGCGCGACGCTGCCGCAGGTCACGCATCTCGCGCTCGTCGCGCGCATCGATCATGATGCGGAGACCCTCGACGGCGCCGTCACGCTCACCCTGCGCAACGCATCGGCGACGCCACTCCGCCAGGTCCCTCTCCTCCTCAACCGGGTGATGCACGTGCGTGGCGCGCGGATCGCGGACGGCGCACCCGCCTCCGTCCGCCAGCAGGTCGTGAGCTTCGAGGAGATGCGCATCTTCCAGGTGAACGCCGTCACGGTCGATCTGCCGAGCGCGGTGCCGCCCGGCGCCACCGTGCGCCTCACCGTGGACTACGACGGCCCGGTCGCCGGATACACCGAGGTGGGGATGCAGTACGTCCGGGACCGCATCGCGCGCGAGTTCACCATCCTGCGCGAGGATGCCTTCGCCTTCCCCGTGGTCGGCGTCCCGTCGCTCACGGCGCTCCGCGGTGCTCCGCGGGGGCCCTTCGCGTTCGACATCGCGCTGACGGTGTCGTCGGACCTGACCGTCGCGTCCGGCGGCGAGATGGTCGGGCGCACCACCGACGGCAGCACCTCCACCTGGCGGTATCGGAGCCGCGGACCGGCGCCCTTCCTCCTCGTCGCGATCGCTCCCTACCGCGTCGCCGAATCGGACGGCGTCCGCGTCTACCACTTCCCCACCGACTCGAGCGGCGCCGCGCGCGTGCTCCGTGCCACGCACAGCGCCACCGCGCGACTCCGAACGATCCTCGACCCCCTCGACGCGCCGCTCGCCCTGTCCATCATGGAGATCCCCGACGGCTGGGGCTCGCAGGCGAGCCTCACCGGCGGGATCATCCAGGAGGCGGACGCGTTCCGCGCGGGGGCGGCGCTCGGGCCGCTCTACCACGAGCTCGCGCATCTATGGAACGCGCGGGACCTCGACGCACCGAGTCCGCGCTGGGACGAAGGCCTCGCGATGTTCCTGCAGGATCGTCTCGCGCGCGAGCTTGACGGTTGGGCCGACGACTCCGCAGCCTGGGAGCGCGTCGCCACGCGACTGGTCGCCGAGTGCACGGCCGACGTCCCCTGCGGACAAGTGCCGCTCCGACGCTATGGCGCCGAACGGATGACCGACCATTCCTACGGGGTCGGTCGCCTCATGTTCGCGCGCCTGTACGAGGTCCTGGGTGAGGCCGCCTTCGACCGGGCCCTCCGTCGGCATGTCGACGCGACGCGGGCGACGGGCTCCAGCACGGACGCGCTCGTGCTCGCCTTCGTCGAGGAGGGCGGGATCGAGGCACGCCGGATCCTCGACGACTGGCTCGAGTCCACGCGATGGGTGGCAGAGCTCCGTCGCGCGGGCAGCTTCGCCGCGATGGGTCCCGCATCCGTTCGCGAGGACCACGTGGAGGGGGTGGCGCCCGTCCGTGACCGACGTCCGTCTATGCCTCTCGCGGAGCCACCTCGTACGTGGTGATCTCGAGCTCGTGGCCGTTCGGGTCGCGCAGATAGATGGAATGCGCGATCTGGTGGTCTTCCTGTCGGTACTCGATGCCCAGGTCCTTCAGGTGACGCTGCGCATCCAGGAACGCCTGAGCACTCGCCCGGAAGGCGACATGCCGGATCGCCAGCGAGCGCTTCCCTGGCCTCACGTCGGCCTCCTCGCTCGGCAAGGGGAACAGCGCAAGCGCGGTAGATCCGATGCCAACGACGGCCGGAAAGTCACCCCACACCTCCTGGTGCAAGCGCTCGAGGCCGAGAACCCGCTGGTACCACGCGACCGAGTCGTCGATGTCCCGCACCGCAAGTGCGACATGGTCGATGCCATCCAGTCTGATCATGCTCCCCTCCCTCCGACATGTGTGTGCGCGCGCGGCCTCGGGAGCCGCATTGCACCCCTCGATCCGACCGTCCGTCACTTCGGCGACCGAGACGCGGTCGCGTTCGACATCTTGCGCACCTCCCACGCTGAGGATCGCGCTCGATGTCACGTGCACTCCTGACCCGGCTCTCCACGGTGGTGGCCCTCCTCGCCTCGCTCGCTTGTTCCACTCACGGCGCGCAGAGGCCGAGCTCGCGGCTCGCGCCCGACGGCGCGTCGCCGCCGACGTCACCGCCGGTCGCCCATCGCGCCGGACTGGAGCGATTGCAGTTCCTCGTGGGGAGGTGGGCGCTCGTGCGTCCCGCCGCCGCTACGGACTCTGCCGGGATGGCGCCGACGGCACCGCTCGCGGTCGAGCCGTTCCTGAATGGGAAGTATCTGCGCCTCACGGGCAGGATGGGAGGGCCGGCCTTTGAGCTGCTCATCTCCTACTCCACGAGCGATCGCCGCTATGCACTGGCGATCCTCGACGAACGATCCGGCGTGTTCGATGTGTACGAGGGGGATTTCGATTCGGCTGGCCGCTTGGTGCTGACGAACCCGCAGTACTTCCGGATCACGTTGCAGCCGGTATCGACCGGAGGCTTCGCGTGGATCGGGTCGTACTCGCCCGATCGCGGTGAGACCTGGCGTGTCACGGACCGATACCAGGTGGCACCCGCGGCCTCGAGCGCGGATGGCTTCGATCGACTGCGCTTTCTCTCCGGTGCGTGGGACGCCGAACCCTGGGAGGCCGGCGCCGATGGGCGCCTGTCCAAGGGTCCTCCGATCCCGCTCGACTTCACCGCCGGGCTCGGCGATCGGTATCTCGAGCTCCGTGGGGCGGCGAGTGGCGTGGAGTTTCGCATCGTCCTTTCGCACTTCGGTCCTGGGTCCCGCTATCGCGCGGCGATCCTCGACAGTGAGTCGGGATACATCCACGTGTATGAAGGAGACTTCGACGCCGACGGCCGCCTCGTGCTCACCAGCCCATTGCACTCCCGCATCACGATCACCAGGCAGCCGGACGGCGGGATCGAATGGATCGACGACTCGTCGGTCGACGGCGGGCGTTCGTGGAGGACCAACACGATCTATCGCATGCACCGGCGGCGGTGATCGCCGCCGGCTCTCAGGGGGCCAGCAGCGTGGCACGTTCAAGGACGCGGCCACCGAGGATCACCAGGTCGATGCCTCGGTACGCCTCGATCGAGCGCAGGGGGTCGTCGCGCAGCAGCAGCAGGTTGGCGCGTTTGCCGGTCTCGATGGAGCCCAGTTCATCCGCGAGGCGGAATGCGCGCGCGTTCCCGCGCGTGGCGGCGTGGAGGATCTGCGCGAGCGGGATGCCATTGCGCGCCCACGTCTGCATCTCGAGGAATCCCGCGAGCCCGGGTGGCTGGCTCCATCCGAATCCACCGACCGCGGTATCGGAGCCGAGCAGGAGGCAGGCGCCACTCGCCGCCCAACGCGCGACCTCTCGCGCGAACCGCGCATTGACGTGCGCGAGGATCCGCGTGGCCTCGACCGCGAGCGCATCCACGGACATCGGTGTCGCGCTGATCTGCGATCCGAAGCGCCTGAGGAACAGGGCACGCTGCACCTGCGCTTCCGTCCGAAGGTAGTCGAGGTAGTTGCTGGAGAGGACCTCACGCAGGCCACCCTGCTCGAGGAACTCGGGATCGAACAAGGTGGCGGTGCCGAGGAGTGTCATCGCGGTCGGCTGGATGCAGACCGTGCTGCTCGCGAGCGAATCGGTGAGCGCCGTGACGTCGCTGGGCACCTCACCGCCGGCGCGAAAGGAGCCTGGCCACTCCCAGAGGCCGTGTGCGAGGACGTCGACACCGCCCGCGAGCGCGAGACGCTGACCTGCGGGCGTGGTCGCATGCATCACGACGGGCATTCCGCGCCGATGTGCCTCGGCGACGACCTCGCGCACGATCTCGAGGGACGGCAGGCGGAAGTCCGGCCGCTCCGGTCCCGGCCACCACAATGCCTCCTCGTGGTAGAGCTTCACGCAGCGCCCGCCCTCCTCGGCGATCCGCCCGACGGTCGCGGCCGGGGTGTGCGCCGCGGGGTCGAATCCCGGTGGGAGCTCCGGCGTGGTGAACCGATCGTGCAGGAAGTTCGAGAACGCGACCAGGAACTCCGACGGATCATCGAAGTCCGTCGCCATGAAGTCGTTCGACAGCACCAGTCCCTGCCCGCAATGGAACAGGTCGGGATGCAGCGGCGCGGACTCGAAGCGCCGATTCGCGGACGACACCGAGTTCAATTCGACGACGCTGGTGAAACCATAGGCCAGGAAGCTGCGGGGCAGTTGCGTCTGGTACGCGCCCATCAGTTCGGCATGGCGCGCGGTGTAGCGGCGATCGAGGCCGGGGGCGTGGTAGAGGTGCACGTGGCTGTCGATCAGCCCCGGGATCAGGAAGCGACCGCGCCCATCGATCGTCTCGCGTGCGGCCATCGCCGGCCGCTGCGGCTCGACGGAAAGGATGCGGCCATCCCGCACGCAGACCGTGGCCGTGCGCGGTCGGGTCTCTGCTGGTACCGGCGCCGGTGAGATCACCGCGGCATCGGTGATGCACAGGTCGGCGCGTCCGTCCTGCGCCGTGAGGGGGAACGCAACGGCGGTGAGCGCGATGGCGCGAAGCAGGAGTGTCATGTCGCAACGTACGGCGTCGCCGCCCGATACGTGTCTGGCGCTGATGATGGTCGTCCCACCGAGGCGGCCGTTCGTCCCTCGACGTGAGGGTGGGACCGGGCCTCTGCGGATTCCTGTGTCTGAGGCCGGTCGGTGATCAGGTGTGATCCGTGAAGCGACTGCCGAAGAGCATGGCGAGATACGGCATGACGGCCCTCCAGCGTGAGTCCCGCGCCGCCGCGACCGCCTTCCGCTCCTTCCAGCTCCCAAGTTGAGGCGCTGCCGGACCAGGTGCACGGCGCCGTCGTGCACCTGCGCCTGCGGGAAGACCGTCGTGATCGCGTCCGGGAAGCCGACCAGGCCATCGACGAGGGCGATCAGGATGTCCTCGACCCCGCGGCTCTTGAGCTCGGTCATCACGCGGAGAAAGAAGTCGGCCCCCTCGGTCTGCCCGATTCGGAGGTCGAAGATCACGACCGGGTCGATGCGGTCCAGCGGCCGCTGCTGCCAGGCGGTCTCCTCCTCCATCACCTCGGCCGTCACCGCGCTGATCACGCTCGGGGAGACCTCGACCTGATCGAGCTGCTCCAGGTGCGCCTGGCTCTCGCGCACCGAGACGCCCGCGCGTAGAGCGAGAGCACGTTCGCGTTGAACTGAAGGAGCCGCCGGCCCCCCGTCGGGACCCGCTGCGGCCGGAACGTGCCCTCGCGGTCCCGCGGGATCTCGAGCGGCAGCACCCCGGACTCGGTCAGCACCGTCTTCGAGGTCGCCCTGTTCCGGTGATTCGCCTGCCCCGCCGGCATCTCCTCCCCCGCGGCGTACCCCAATCAGCCGGTCAGCTCGCCCGCGAGAATCCGCTCGGCGATCCGTTTCTGCATGAACCGGAAAGGCGCCGAGAGGTCCTCCGGCGTCTTGGTCTTCCGGATCACCGCATCCATCGCCGCGGGGTCGAACTCCGGGGGGCTCCTTTGCCTTGGCCATCTCCAATCCTCAGGGTGAGTATGGCTTCACACAGAGAAGACCGGATAGGCCCCGTCGACGCGGGCGTCCGCGAGAGTTCCTCGGTGTTCGCGCAGTCGAAGATCTTGTGGATGACTTGCCGGCCCCGAGTGAGGCTGCTCTCCCACTCCACACGGGGAGTTCGATGCGGCTACCCGGCCTTCCCACCGACGGCCCAGCACATTCCCGTCCGCGTAGACGCGCGTCGCGGAAGCACCAAGGCGGCCAGCGGCACCCACGCCGCTGACCGCCCTGTAGTTCTCCCGCCGTCCTGCTACCTCTGCCGCCCCACATCGGGCGGATCACTCATCGCCGCCAGCAGCGCATTCGCCGGATGCACCGTCGCGAGCGCCCCTCCCATCGCGATCGGCGCGCCCAAGAGGGCCTGCACTCCCCGCGGCTTGCCCGTCACGTCCCCCGACCTGCGCTTCGGCTCCGACATTCGACCGCCCCTGTTGGTTGAGTTTTCCAGCGGGTCCCTACTGTCCGTCCCCGGGCGGGCACGGATCGTTCCCGTACGAGTTCTTCTCCGCGATCTGCCCGTCCTCGCGGTGGATCGTGTGCTCCACCCGCAGCCCGCGCGCGATCTCGCGGCCCGCGGCCACCGCCTCTGCCTTGCGCCCGTGCCTCGACGCCACGCGGCCGCTGACCTTGTTCCACCAGCCCGCGCCGTTCGCCGCAGGCACGGTGTGGACGCCTTCCCCTCGCTTCATCGCTCCTCCTCCTGGTGATGGGTGGTGGTGGGTGGTGCTGGCCCTACGCCGCCTGCGGCAGCGGCGCCGCCTCCGAGTCGCGCACGGCGGCGCCGCCGGTGAGCTGGTGGACGCGCTTCGCGGCGCGCCACTTCGCGAGCGTCTCCTCGTCGCCGTCGAACGCCGCCTTCACCACGGCGTCGAGCCGGTCGACCGCGTTGCGGCCGCGACGGATCTCCACCGCCAGGCCCGCGCGAGCGCCCACGTGCGCGCCGACCATCGCGGCCCGCTCGCTGAGCATCGCCTCGAGCTCGTCGCGCACGGCGGTGCACCGGGCGAGGAAGTCCGCCGGCAGGCCGTTGGCGATGAACACGGCCTCGAAGGGCCGAGCCGCGGTGATCATGCTCCCGCACGCCTGGAGGACCCTCGTCACCCCGAGGCCGGCCGGCGGCATCTTGATCGCGACCGGCATGCGCTCGTTGGAGTCCGAACCGAACTGCGCGCGCGCGATCGCCGCGATCGGGCGCATGTGCCGCACCAGCAACTGCCTGACCAGCTTCGCCATCACGTGCCGCTCCGCACGGCTGCGCGCGCTGCCGGTGAGCTGCATGCTGGCGTGTTCCCGGATGCGAGGCACCACCTCGTTCAGCGTCTCCGGCGCGGTGCCGTAACTCAGCGGCCCCGTGACCGGGTGCGCCACCGTGAACGCCTGCACCCGCACGAACGTCTCGAGCAACTGCTTCTGCTTCGCGATCATCTACTCCCCCTATGGTTGTGAGTGGACGCAATGGACCTGCCCTCCGCCCGCGTGCGTCCGCCACGGGCGGCGGATTCCCCGCTACCGCTTGCGGCGATCGTGCTCGCGCTCGCCTTCCTGTGCCTGGAAGTCGCGTTGTCGCGCATTGGAGTCGCGTCGCGGTTCATTGGAGTCGCGTCGCAGCGCATTCGAGTCGCCGTACAGCGCATGAGCAGTCGGCTCGGAGTCCGTCGGCGTCGATTCCCAGCGCACCGAAATCGCTTCGGAGCGCGTGGCACTCGTTTTGCTTCTCGCCGGGGTCGGAGCGCGCCGCAATTCAGTCGCGTCGGCGCTTATGGCAGTCTCCTCGCGGTTCATTGCCGTCGTCTCGCCGCTCAGAGCCGTCGGTTCGCACCTCGGATGACTCGCTTCGCAGTCGGTGGCAGTCGCCTCGCAGCTCGGTGCAGTCGCTTCGCAGCTCGGTACAGTCGCTTCGCAGCTCCGTGCAGTCGCT encodes:
- a CDS encoding ABC transporter permease: MKTLLHDFRLAGRLLVKYPLFTTIVILTMAVAIGLNTAVFSAVEALLLRPLPGTAAPERIVQVFRTAPGIPFGSSSVPHYLDVRERTGDVLSGVATWSFAPFNISSGERPQQLMGMVVSANYFATLGARPAHGRFFVDEEDAGRGAHPVVVLSATGARTLFGDARDAVGEEIFLNGRTMQVVGVAAPEFRGVLPVIDPVGWVPLMQMEAIMPERAGALDRRGNNFMNVVARLRDGVSREQAAARLTAVNAELAALHPDDYAKSGMRLVLQSEAGIHPSFRSAQVGLSAVIMTVVGLLLLVACVNVSNLFLARANDRAREMAIRLALGASRAQLVRQLLVESLVFSLLAGAAGLLVASLAIGFANQISLPMAISFRPDLRLNPTVLGFTFGVTVIAGVLFGLAPALQATRPSLVPALKGEAAGGGGRSRVQRGLIVAQMALSIILLTCAGLFVSNLRAATTLDVGFTLAGAATATVSPSLQGYDRARTERFYASLFERLRAEPGVRAVGMIDALPLGIGSSDRLVEIPGYVAAEGEGMHIHYGRISPDYFAAMDTPIRRGRAFTAQDDSAAVPVVVVNERFVERFWPGTEPLGRTVRTAGRDFTVVGVVPTGKYMSLGEEPRAFMFFPQAQYWTSAMQMVVRGDRDPQELVRLLREGVAALDPQLPVVSPQPLAAQLGTALLPARLAGGALGLFGALGLLLAGVGIYGVMAHSVGQRTREIGIRIALGATSQRVVRLVMGQGLRQVLLGSVIGIAGAAASFTLIRGVLYGTGPTTVATFVVAPLVLLAVATLALFVPARRAARLDPQVALRHD
- a CDS encoding DUF2188 domain-containing protein, which encodes MKRGEGVHTVPAANGAGWWNKVSGRVASRHGRKAEAVAAGREIARGLRVEHTIHREDGQIAEKNSYGNDPCPPGDGQ
- a CDS encoding methyl-accepting chemotaxis protein — translated: MRWTLRRKLSGLAAVGVVGTLLVAAAGLTGLRAGQRSAAALVAGTRLQRHQMDVDMMHDAIRADVLAAILATRDTDATALQGTRTELAEHTERMRESVTGMRATTDTGIVTAVAAVTPVLDRYLASADGIVAGRSGDLPGFLQDFAALEQQLEQLGDLIAATATRTEQESAARLDRFSWIMGTVALAVPIVLLALGLWLAGRIADTAHRVAVRVAQLESSAVHALGAAMEALADGATDRAVALGVAQEPVDGDDEIAEVARSVNSIIARTAETVASYDRARAAIDEVCATTTRLTAAARAGDLAARGDAASVHGRYAAMVEGLNATLDAVVLPVQQATAVLERIAARDLTARVTGEFAGDHGRIRDAVNAAADALSGALTEVQQATDQVSTAAEQIAEASQLLARTASEQAASVEEMTSSIHVSSAAANGVAEQAGRAHQATALATAGREAGEASITRLAAAVAEIERSALASARIVKDIDAIAFQTNLLALNAAVEAARAGDAGRGFAVVADEVRALAMRAAQAARQTGDLIQESVDRASAGAANTREAVERFSAIGEQVTVLEGLVAGIARASDDQARGLESLSDGVDRFSAAGQDTAAHAEETAAAAEELHGQTSMTRAMVATFTLPGDARPSQHPKSRTHPEQRYPHRSRGRASDS
- a CDS encoding transposase, whose protein sequence is MRESQAHLEQLDQVEVSPSVISAVTAEVMEEETAWQQRPLDRIDPVVIFDLRIGQTEGADFFLRVMTELKSRGVEDILIALVDGLVGFPDAITTVFPQAQVHDGAVHLVRQRLNLGAGRSGRRSRRRGTHAGGPSCRISPCSSAVASRITPDHRPASDTGIRRGPVPPSRRGTNGRLGGTTIISARHVSGGDAVRCDMTLLLRAIALTAVAFPLTAQDGRADLCITDAAVISPAPVPAETRPRTATVCVRDGRILSVEPQRPAMAARETIDGRGRFLIPGLIDSHVHLYHAPGLDRRYTARHAELMGAYQTQLPRSFLAYGFTSVVELNSVSSANRRFESAPLHPDLFHCGQGLVLSNDFMATDFDDPSEFLVAFSNFLHDRFTTPELPPGFDPAAHTPAATVGRIAEEGGRCVKLYHEEALWWPGPERPDFRLPSLEIVREVVAEAHRRGMPVVMHATTPAGQRLALAGGVDVLAHGLWEWPGSFRAGGEVPSDVTALTDSLASSTVCIQPTAMTLLGTATLFDPEFLEQGGLREVLSSNYLDYLRTEAQVQRALFLRRFGSQISATPMSVDALAVEATRILAHVNARFAREVARWAASGACLLLGSDTAVGGFGWSQPPGLAGFLEMQTWARNGIPLAQILHAATRGNARAFRLADELGSIETGKRANLLLLRDDPLRSIEAYRGIDLVILGGRVLERATLLAP
- a CDS encoding VOC family protein, producing the protein MTSSAILSVGGAQDVERDRVSVAEVTDGRIEGCNAAPEAARAHTCRREGSMIRLDGIDHVALAVRDIDDSVAWYQRVLGLERLHQEVWGDFPAVVGIGSTALALFPLPSEEADVRPGKRSLAIRHVAFRASAQAFLDAQRHLKDLGIEYRQEDHQIAHSIYLRDPNGHELEITTYEVAPREA